A stretch of the Medicago truncatula cultivar Jemalong A17 chromosome 5, MtrunA17r5.0-ANR, whole genome shotgun sequence genome encodes the following:
- the LOC11420517 gene encoding cyclin-L1-1, whose amino-acid sequence MIYTAIDTFYLTDEQLTNSPSRKDGIDEATETTLRIYGCDLIQESGILLRLPQAVMATGQVLFHRFYCKKSFARFNVKKVAASCVWLASKLEENTRKARQVLIIFHRMECRRENLPIDHLDLYSKKYVDLKTELSRTERHILKEMGFICHVEHPHKFISNYLATLETPPELSQEAWNLANDSLRTTLCVRFKSEVVACGVVYAAARRFEVPLPENPPWWKAFDAEKSGIDEVCRVLAHLYSLPKAQYLPICKEWDSFTFSNISLESKSQSTAKDAPQSSSPMNAETSALKGAHGEANIDSTGSKGALVKQASDKLNDARKSDDDSKGMAAERDVKDEPTLKSKPDRKMDASGELHRDRDRERDRLKSRDRDRGRDSDKERERDEAERVRLKDRGHRSRERAKDSGHSDKSKRHSSHDRDRDYYSSSYSSREKDRHRYH is encoded by the exons ATGATCTACACAGCAATTGACACATTTTACCTCACGGATGAGCAGCTAACAAATTCACCCTCCAGAAAAGATGGTATAGATGAAGCCACTGAAACCACCCTTAGAATCTATGGCTGTGATCTCATCCAAGAAAGTGGAATTCTGCTTAGATT ACCACAAGCGGTCATGGCCACTGGTCAGGTTCTATTTCATCGATTCTATTGCAAGAAGTCATTTGCACGTTTCAATGTCAAG AAAGTTGCTGCAAGCTGTGTGTGGCTGGCTTCAAAACTGGAGGAAAACACAAGAAAAGCCAGACAAGTACTCATTATTTTTCACAGGATGGAATGCAGGAGGGAGAACTTGCCCATCGATCATTTAGACTTGTATTCCAAG AAATACGTTGATTTAAAAACGGAGCTGAGTAGAACTGAGAgacatattttgaaagaaatggGATTCATTTGTCATGTTGAACATCCTCACAAGTTTATTTCGAATTACCTTGCTACCCTTGAAACACCTCCAGAGTTGAGTCAAGAAGCTTGGAATCTGGCTAACGATAG TTTGCGCACTACATTGTGTGTAAGATTTAAGAGCGAGGTTGTGGCTTGTGGCGTTGTATATGCTGCAGCCCGTAGATTTGAAGTACCCCTTCCTGAGAACCCACCATGGTGGAAGGCATTTGATGCAGAAAAGTCTGGGATTGATGAAGTCTGCAGGGTTTTGGCTCACCTTTATAGCCTTCCCAAGGCACAATATTTACCAATTTGCAAGGAGTGGGACTCGTTTACATTCTCCAACATATCATTGGAATCAAAGTCTCAGTCAACTGCAAAG GATGCTCCACAAAGTAGCTCCCCGATGAATGCTGAAACGTCAGCGCTAAAGGGAGCTCATGGAGAAGCTAATATTGACTCGACTGGTAGCAAGGGTGCTTTGGTAAAGCAAGCTAGTGATAAGCTGAACGATGCTAGGAAGTCTGATGATGATTCCAAAGGCATGGCTGCTGAGAGAGATGTAAAAGATGAACCCACACTGAAGTCTAAACCAGACCGTAAAATGGATGCCAGTGGGGAGTTACACAGGGACCGGGACAGAGAGAGGGACAGATTAAAATCAAGGGACCGTGATCGGGGAAGGGATTCTGATAAAGAACGTGAGCGCGACGAAGCTGAGAGGGTCAGACTCAAGGATCGTGGTCATCGTTCTAGGGAGAGAGCAAAGGACTCAG GACATTCAGATAAGTCAAAGCGCCATTCATCACATG ACCGTGACCGTGATTACTACAGTTCGTCTTACTCGTCAAGAGAGAAAGATCGGCATAGATATCATTGA
- the LOC11438543 gene encoding probable aquaporin PIP1-2 has translation MEREEDVKVGANKFSEKNALGTGAQSDSKDYKEAPPAPLFEPGELKSWSFYRAGIAEFVATFLFLYITVLTVMGVNRSPSKCASVGIQGIAWAFGGMIFALVYCTAGISGGHINPAVTFGLFLARKLSLTRAVFYIIMQCLGAICGAGVVKGFEGNARYELYKGGANVVNPGYTKGDGLGAEIVGTFVLVYTVFSATDAKRNARDSHVPILAPLPIGFAVFLVHLATIPITGTGINPARSLGAAIIYNRDHAWNDHWIFWVGPFIGAALAALYHQIVIRAIPFKARD, from the exons AtggagagggaagaagatgtTAAGGTTGGAGCAAACAAATTCTCAGAAAAGAATGCATTGGGCACAGGAGCTCAGAGTGATAGTAAGGACTACAAAGAAGCACCACCAGCACCTTTGTTTGAGCCAGGAGAGTTGAAGTCATGGTCATTTTATAGAGCTGGGATTGCTGAATTTGTTGCAACTTTCTTGTTCCTTTACATCACTGTCTTGACTGTGATGGGTGTGAATAGGTCACCCTCTAAATGTGCCTCTGTTGGTATTCAAGGAATTGCTTGGGCTTTTGGTGGTATGATCTTTGCTCTTGTCTATTGCACTGCTGGAATTTCAG GTGGGCACATAAATCCAGCAGTGACATTCGGTCTGTTTTTGGCTAGGAAGCTGTCCTTGACAAGAGCAGTATTCTACATAATAATGCAGTGTCTTGGAGCTATCTGTGGTGCCGGCGTAGTGAAGGGCTTTGAAGGTAATGCTCGTTATGAGTTGTACAAAGGTGGAGCAAATGTTGTGAATCCTGGTTACACCAAGGGTGATGGTCTTGGAGCTGAGATTGTTGGTACTTTTGTTCTTGTCTACACTGTCTTCTCTGCCACTGATGCCAAGAGAAATGCAAGAGACTCTCACGTTCCG ATTTTGGCACCTCTTCCAATTGGGTTTGCTGTGTTTTTGGTTCACTTGGCTACAATTCCCATTACTGGAACTGGCATTAACCCAGCTAGGAGTCTTGGTGCTGCCATAATATACAACAGAGACCATGCTTGGAATGACCAC TGGATTTTCTGGGTTGGACCTTTCATTGGAGCTGCACTTGCTGCTTTATATCACCAGATAGTGATCCGAGCAATTCCTTTCAAGGCAAGGGATTAA
- the LOC25494518 gene encoding uncharacterized protein, whose product MGQELDLNDKSTVILSPNSVLPSHQNCLNVKKEKSCRSHRLEENIETRRGSIYLSPNQKKMATIQERKKIEISSRTSDNSYSGSIFYALCSGSDDEDSVEVETPSSVISQDSQLSSQSPSVSCSCTCMDHNISSSFIEFCINSGVCDKKSSVVEVVGSVNSKIRSNKVNDSLVIGNNSPLQKVKITHSHQPYPSESDCSSRVSSKVPFTPIRKRLNPFTKSKKVARNMACQKSLLNDFSNTTKGADIVSEFVNREIKDSGLACSHVHLHGNLKMKNKQGLPYFEFKVNSPEDVFVAKTWRVGNALNWVYTFHSFHTRTKSNAGLGSQHCDKDSSSMVAQMLVSCSLCSELEDGVIGNYMVTEFVLYDFTHSRKSVIPKKKSYSKQDASKTLNASSLESAAIVLRIPFHKRESLKYKRGDRMKTKAHSKQSDVSSPVEQVKVVLPIGNHGLPSAESEGPSSLLDRWKHGGGCDCGGWDMACPLILLGNPSVQFHEDRPLVEKYQPLELFSQPQGTKEINPTFSMTLVEEGQYAVDFHAKLSSLQAFSICVAILHGTSTFSAKAEQAKNQPLSQCSSLNTLIEEVELFIKSVIAEEKRKMSNIHKGIHRPSMLNQPFSPIGRV is encoded by the exons ATGGGACAAGAGTTGGATCTCAATGACAAGTCTACTGTGATTCTCAGTCCCAATTCTGTTCTTCCATCTCATCAAAACTGTTTGAATGTGAAGAAGGAGAAATCATGTAGATCTCATAGACTAGAAGAGAATATAGAAACTAGAAGAGGTTCCATTTATCTGAGTCCAAATCAGAAGAAAATGGCCACAATTCAGGAAAGGAAAAAGATAGAAATTTCAAGTAGGACTAGTGACAACTCTTATTCGGGTAGCATTTTTTATGCATTGTGTAGTGGTTCAGATGATGAAGATTCTGTTGAGGTTGAGACACCTTCTTCAGTAATATCTCAGGATTCACAATTGAGTTCTCAATCTCCATCGGTTTCTTGTTCCTGTACTTGTATGGATCACAACATATCAAGTAGTTTTATTGAATTTTGCATAAATTCAGGTGTTTGTGATAAAAAATCTAGTGTAGTAGAAGTAGTAGGTTCTGTAAATTCAAAGATTAGAAGTAATAAGGTTAATGATTCTCTTGTAATTGGTAATAATTCTCCTCTTCAAAAAGTGAAAATAACTCATTCTCACCAACCATATCCATCAGAAAGTGATTGTTCATCAAGAGTGAGTTCAAAAGTCCCATTCACTCCAATCAGAAAAAGGCTAAATCCTTTCACAAAGTCAAAGAAAGTTGCAAGAAACATGGCTTGTCAAAAATCTTTGTTGAATGACTTTTCCAACACAACAAAAGGTGCTGACATTGTTTCTGAATTTGTCAATAGAGAAATTAAGGATTCTGGTCTAGCATGCTCACATGTTCATTTGCATGGCAATCTCAAGATGAAAAACAAACAAGGACTTCCTTATTTTGAGTTTAAGGTAAATTCCCCTGAAGATGTCTTTGTTGCAAAGACATGGAGAGTAGGTAATGCTTTAAATTGGGTATATACCTTTCACTCTTTTCATACTAGAACGAAGAGTAATGCAGGCTTGGGATCTCAACATTGTGACAAAGATTCATCATCAATGGTAGCACAGATGCTAGTTTCTTGTAGTTTATGTTCTGAATTAGAAGATGGAGTAATTGGAAACTATATGGTTACAGAATTTGTGTTGTATGATTTTACTCATTCAAGAAAAAGTGTTATACCAAAGAAAAAGTCTTACAGCAAACAAGATGCTTCGAAAACTCTGAATGCTTCTAGCCTTGAAAGTGCTGCTATTGTTTTGCGAATACCTTTTCATAAGAGAGAAAGCTTGAAATACAAAAGAGGTGATAGAATGAAAACTAAAGCACATTCCAAACAAAGTGATGTCTCTTCACCAGTAGAGCAAGTGAAGGTGGTACTACCAATTGGAAACCATGGTTTGCCGAGTGCTGAAAGTGAGGGTCCTTCATCGTTACTTGATCGATGGAAACATGGTGGAGGTTGCGACTGTGGTGGCTGGGACATGGCCTGCCCTCTTATTCTTTTAGGCAATCCTAGTGTTCAATTTCATGAAGATCGCCCTCTTGTGGAGAAATATCAACCACTAGAACTTTTCTCTCAGCCTCAG GGAACCAAAGAAATTAATCCTACCTTTAGCATGACATTAGTTGAAGAGGGGCAATATGCAGTTGATTTCCATGCCAAATTATCTTCATTACAAGCTTTCTCCATTTGCGTCGCCATTTTGCATGGCACATCTACCTTCAGTGCTAAGGCAGAACAGGCGAAAAATCAACCGTTATCTCAATGCAGTTCGTTAAATACACTTATTGAAGAAGTAGAATTATTCATCAAATCAGTCATAGCAGAGGAGAAGAGAAAAATGTCTAATATTCACAAGGGAATTCATCGACCCTCTATGCTGAACCAGCCTTTTTCGCCTATTGGGCGAGTATGA